The following proteins come from a genomic window of Proteiniphilum propionicum:
- a CDS encoding GRP family sugar transporter yields the protein MFIVNSYLLAVVLCFVTMLCWGSWGNTQKLAAKTWRYELFYWDYVIGILLFSIILGFTLGSIGEQGRGFTDDLMQVNSRNFWSAFTGGIIFNASNILLSSAISYAGMSVAFPIGVGLALTLGVFINYFSTPKGDPVILFAGVAFIIAAIIFNGIASGKMIKGESENSTKKKGIIIAIFAGILMSFFYRFVASAMDLENMASPATGMLTPYAAFFIFALGIFASNFIFNTWIMKKPFIGEPLSYKQYFAGNPETHFVGILGGLIWGIGTASSYIAAGTAGAAISYALGQTAPMVAALWGLLIWKEFRGAPKKVNQLLTLMFLFFVTGLIFIIYSGGN from the coding sequence ATGTTTATCGTAAACAGCTATTTATTGGCAGTTGTCCTTTGCTTTGTGACAATGCTTTGTTGGGGTTCCTGGGGGAACACACAAAAACTGGCGGCAAAAACCTGGAGGTACGAGCTTTTTTACTGGGATTACGTGATAGGGATTTTGTTGTTTTCAATTATTCTGGGATTCACATTAGGAAGCATCGGGGAGCAGGGGAGAGGATTTACTGATGATCTGATGCAAGTTAATTCAAGAAACTTCTGGAGCGCATTTACAGGAGGAATAATCTTTAATGCATCAAATATTTTACTCTCTTCTGCAATCTCATATGCTGGTATGTCAGTAGCTTTCCCCATAGGGGTTGGCCTGGCGTTGACACTGGGTGTGTTTATAAATTATTTCAGTACTCCAAAGGGTGATCCTGTAATTCTCTTTGCCGGAGTTGCATTTATCATTGCTGCTATTATTTTTAATGGAATTGCTTCGGGTAAGATGATAAAGGGAGAAAGTGAGAACAGTACAAAGAAAAAAGGAATAATAATTGCAATTTTCGCAGGTATACTGATGTCTTTCTTCTATAGGTTTGTGGCATCTGCAATGGATCTGGAAAACATGGCATCCCCTGCTACTGGTATGTTGACTCCATATGCGGCATTTTTTATCTTTGCACTCGGAATATTTGCAAGTAATTTTATTTTTAATACCTGGATCATGAAGAAACCCTTTATAGGTGAACCTTTGTCGTATAAGCAATATTTTGCAGGGAATCCAGAAACTCATTTTGTGGGTATCCTGGGTGGCCTTATCTGGGGTATAGGTACGGCATCCAGCTATATAGCCGCGGGCACAGCAGGTGCTGCTATTTCATATGCATTGGGTCAAACTGCTCCAATGGTGGCCGCACTCTGGGGGTTATTAATCTGGAAAGAATTCAGAGGTGCCCCGAAAAAAGTTAATCAATTGTTGACATTGATGTTCTTGTTTTTTGTTACAGGTTTAATATTTATAATTTATTCAGGAGGTAATTAA
- a CDS encoding ADP-ribosylglycohydrolase family protein produces the protein MQQFYKLVIAGFTGVVAFVLFCMSAGCDSKKNDNLKLNESAISKADLFDKIKGGWAGQVIGCTYGGPTEFIWNGTMIDDHVPIPWDDMRMLWYFENFPGLYDDIYMDLTFVDVFQKHGLDAPDSLHAIAFANAEYPLWHANQAARYNILNGIMPPASGYWKNNPHADDIDFQIEADFAGLMSPGMINSAVEICNKIGRIMNYGDGLFGGMFVASMYSLAFVYNDIEFIVEEALKVIPEESDFFHCISDVIQRYKQKPDDWKYAWFEAQKKWTHDKGCPDGVFAPLNIDAKINAAYIVIGLLYGKGNYGATIDISTRCGYDSDCNPANAAGILGTMIGYSNIPDYWKQGLEKVEKINFQYTEMSLKKVYDIGFQHAVDMIRRNGGRENDDSLVIKYQVPQTVPMEASFEGLFPSERRSVNKRISEKEKEATVSFNGSGFVLTGYAFAENGHGDEVLEVDLYIDDNLIETIKMPTQTLLKRTEVAWNYNLLEGDHNITLKSRNIPGNYHIDVLNLIIYSCKEPQVKVYY, from the coding sequence ATGCAACAATTTTACAAGCTAGTCATAGCCGGTTTCACAGGAGTAGTAGCCTTTGTTTTATTCTGCATGTCAGCTGGCTGTGATTCGAAGAAAAACGATAATCTTAAGTTGAATGAATCGGCAATTAGCAAGGCTGATTTGTTTGACAAAATAAAAGGAGGATGGGCAGGACAAGTAATAGGATGTACGTACGGAGGGCCTACCGAATTTATATGGAATGGTACTATGATAGACGACCATGTGCCAATCCCATGGGATGATATGCGTATGTTGTGGTATTTTGAAAATTTTCCTGGTTTATATGACGATATATACATGGACTTGACTTTTGTTGATGTTTTCCAAAAACATGGTTTAGATGCACCTGACTCACTGCATGCAATTGCATTTGCAAATGCTGAATATCCGCTATGGCATGCCAATCAGGCGGCACGTTATAATATCCTTAACGGCATAATGCCTCCAGCTTCGGGTTATTGGAAAAATAATCCACATGCAGATGATATCGACTTTCAGATTGAAGCCGACTTTGCAGGATTAATGTCGCCGGGAATGATTAATTCAGCTGTTGAAATATGTAACAAAATCGGGCGGATTATGAATTATGGAGATGGATTGTTTGGAGGAATGTTTGTAGCATCAATGTATTCTTTGGCTTTTGTATATAATGATATTGAGTTTATTGTTGAAGAAGCTTTGAAGGTTATCCCCGAAGAGAGCGACTTCTTTCACTGTATCTCCGATGTTATTCAAAGGTACAAACAAAAGCCGGACGATTGGAAGTATGCCTGGTTTGAAGCGCAGAAAAAATGGACCCATGATAAAGGTTGTCCCGACGGAGTATTTGCGCCTCTTAATATTGATGCAAAAATCAACGCTGCATATATTGTAATCGGATTACTTTACGGGAAAGGTAATTATGGTGCAACAATAGATATCAGCACAAGGTGCGGCTACGACTCGGATTGTAATCCTGCGAATGCCGCCGGAATACTGGGGACTATGATAGGGTACAGCAATATACCTGATTATTGGAAACAAGGTCTTGAGAAGGTTGAAAAAATTAATTTCCAGTATACTGAAATGTCTCTAAAAAAAGTATATGATATAGGTTTTCAGCATGCCGTTGATATGATCAGGAGAAATGGAGGAAGGGAGAATGACGATTCACTGGTTATTAAATACCAGGTTCCACAGACAGTTCCAATGGAAGCTAGTTTTGAAGGATTATTCCCATCAGAGCGCAGAAGTGTGAACAAAAGAATAAGTGAAAAAGAAAAAGAGGCTACTGTTAGTTTCAACGGTTCCGGGTTTGTTTTAACCGGATATGCTTTTGCAGAAAACGGACATGGTGATGAAGTTTTGGAGGTTGATCTTTATATCGATGATAACCTAATTGAGACTATAAAGATGCCAACACAAACACTGTTGAAGCGTACTGAGGTAGCGTGGAATTATAATCTTCTGGAAGGAGATCATAATATTACTTTAAAAAGCCGGAATATACCTGGCAATTATCACATAGATGTTTTAAACCTTATTATATATTCTTGTAAAGAACCACAGGTAAAAGTGTATTATTAG
- a CDS encoding DUF4837 family protein translates to MKHFRIFLPFVAAILFFTSCDGGGGFFSASGTTNEVMVLIDDTAWKSTAGIALFNVLNSNAKALPQPEPNFRILQIVPENFSSTFKMARNIIIPEISNIYSYPKLTADIDKYAVGQVIMNIHAPDTATFVKFVTENKESIVDYFVTKELERNGKYLKNLTDPVTRINQVFGVNIHFPKGLSNVTEHKNFYWATNNAPRSRQDIVIYQFPYTTEAVFEKDSLINIRNRVLGEYIKGSFDSEMTTAIHSYMPDYRRIEVESIFRAELRGLWEMTTDMMGGPFVMQAFVNENSGMVVVVETFIYAPETTKRNLMRNLESTLYTISIPEVKKRS, encoded by the coding sequence ATGAAACATTTTAGAATTTTTCTACCTTTCGTGGCCGCCATCCTCTTTTTCACATCGTGCGACGGCGGCGGAGGATTTTTCTCCGCTTCAGGAACAACTAATGAAGTAATGGTACTGATCGATGACACTGCCTGGAAAAGTACAGCCGGAATAGCATTGTTCAATGTACTCAACTCGAATGCAAAAGCACTACCACAACCGGAACCGAATTTCAGAATACTGCAAATTGTCCCGGAAAATTTCAGTAGTACCTTTAAAATGGCACGCAATATAATTATTCCAGAAATATCGAACATTTACAGCTATCCGAAACTTACAGCCGATATCGACAAATATGCCGTGGGACAGGTAATAATGAATATTCATGCTCCCGACACCGCCACTTTTGTGAAGTTTGTAACCGAAAACAAAGAAAGCATTGTAGATTACTTTGTCACAAAAGAGCTCGAGCGAAATGGCAAATATCTTAAAAACCTGACGGATCCGGTAACACGTATAAATCAGGTTTTTGGAGTAAACATCCATTTTCCAAAAGGCTTATCGAATGTAACTGAGCACAAAAACTTCTACTGGGCCACCAACAATGCGCCCCGGTCACGCCAGGACATTGTTATCTACCAGTTTCCTTATACCACGGAAGCCGTCTTCGAAAAAGATTCTCTTATAAATATCCGCAATCGCGTGCTGGGGGAGTATATCAAAGGTTCTTTCGATTCAGAGATGACTACTGCCATACATTCGTATATGCCCGACTACCGGCGTATTGAAGTGGAAAGTATATTTCGTGCCGAACTGCGCGGATTGTGGGAGATGACTACCGATATGATGGGCGGCCCCTTCGTGATGCAGGCATTTGTAAATGAAAACAGCGGCATGGTAGTGGTTGTGGAAACATTCATCTACGCACCCGAAACAACAAAGCGCAACCTTATGCGCAATCTGGAATCCACACTTTACACCATCAGCATACCCGAAGTAAAAAAAAGATCATAA
- the pdxA gene encoding 4-hydroxythreonine-4-phosphate dehydrogenase PdxA — MSELIKIGITHGDVNGIGYEILLKAFSDARMLELFHPVIYGSSKSASYHRKALNSNSVNFHIISRVEESQEGKINLVNCVKEEIKIELGKASIEAGESAYMALDHAVRDLAANKIDLLITLPINKDTIQNERFHFPGHTEFLQERFSGNGEKALMIMATENLRVALVTTHIPLSEVSSKLSKELIMEKLKTLDLSLKRDFRIENPRIAVLGLNPHAGENGLLGKEESEIISPVVKEAQDNKILCAGPFASDGFFGTGHFKDFDAILAMYHDQGLIPFKTLSMDSGVNFTAGLPIVRTSPDHGTAYDIAGKNLASDESFRQAIFMGIDIFRNRKAYDEARKNPLRKMFFDRGKDDEKLDLTKEEAEEQL, encoded by the coding sequence ATGTCAGAATTAATAAAAATAGGTATCACACATGGTGATGTCAATGGTATTGGATATGAAATCCTGTTAAAAGCTTTTTCTGATGCGAGGATGCTTGAGTTGTTCCATCCCGTGATATACGGGTCATCTAAATCGGCCTCGTACCATCGTAAGGCCCTGAACAGCAACTCCGTGAATTTTCATATAATTTCCAGAGTCGAGGAATCTCAGGAGGGAAAAATCAATCTTGTTAACTGTGTAAAGGAGGAGATAAAGATTGAATTGGGCAAAGCAAGCATAGAAGCCGGAGAATCAGCATACATGGCATTAGACCATGCTGTCCGTGATCTTGCAGCAAATAAAATAGACCTGCTGATTACTCTGCCCATCAATAAAGATACAATCCAAAACGAACGTTTCCATTTTCCCGGCCATACGGAGTTTCTGCAGGAGAGGTTTTCAGGAAATGGAGAGAAAGCCCTGATGATCATGGCAACAGAAAATTTGCGTGTGGCACTGGTAACCACCCATATACCTCTTTCAGAGGTTTCGTCAAAACTCTCAAAAGAGCTGATAATGGAGAAGCTGAAAACCCTTGATCTCTCTTTGAAACGGGATTTCAGAATAGAGAATCCACGTATCGCCGTACTGGGGCTGAATCCTCATGCCGGTGAAAACGGATTACTGGGAAAGGAAGAGTCAGAGATCATTTCACCAGTTGTGAAAGAAGCGCAAGACAACAAAATACTATGTGCGGGGCCATTTGCCTCAGACGGTTTTTTTGGAACCGGCCATTTTAAAGATTTTGATGCCATACTAGCAATGTATCATGACCAGGGTCTGATTCCTTTCAAAACGCTGTCTATGGATTCAGGAGTTAATTTCACAGCAGGATTACCCATTGTAAGGACCTCTCCCGACCACGGTACGGCTTACGATATTGCAGGAAAGAACCTGGCTTCGGATGAGTCGTTCAGGCAGGCTATATTTATGGGTATTGACATCTTCAGAAACAGAAAAGCCTATGATGAAGCGCGCAAAAACCCGCTCCGCAAAATGTTTTTCGACAGAGGAAAGGACGATGAAAAACTTGACCTGACAAAAGAAGAAGCTGAGGAGCAGCTTTAG
- a CDS encoding Gfo/Idh/MocA family protein, which translates to MTIYSRRKFLKTAAAGAAGLTIVPNSILGKSFGHMAPSDKLNIAGVGVGGMGRRNLANMKTENIVALCDVDWKYAAKTFSDYPKARQFKDWREMFDKMGNTIDAIMVATPDHTHAGVAAHAITSGKHTYVQKPLTHSVYESRLLTRLAKKHKVATQMGNQGNSFDWCRQVAEWVESGVIGDVYEAHCWTDRPIWPQGLAEPKGGVPVPATLDWDLFIGPAAKRPYDPAYTPWNWRGFWDFGTGALGDMACHIMDPLYWALDLKYPVSVEASSTLSNLYSPPQAQKVTYKFPARPPKGKVEMPELTVYWYDGGLVPDRPEELKDGEMMGDENGGIILVGTKGKIMTGCYGMNPTLLPTSLMADFKQPEPTIPRVKGGNGNIWATDAHEQDWIRACKEPANSRRESSSNFQFSGPFNEMVVMGVLATRLSGLHGLHRELKWDGENMKFTNISPTDKIKIVTVDEYAVIDGDPKFDRRFAEFNALEMANEWIRHTYQNGFTLPLMPEI; encoded by the coding sequence ATGACAATCTATTCACGAAGAAAATTTTTAAAAACAGCTGCGGCAGGCGCCGCCGGGCTGACTATCGTACCTAACAGCATATTAGGTAAATCATTCGGGCATATGGCTCCCAGCGACAAGCTCAACATCGCGGGCGTTGGCGTTGGCGGGATGGGACGCCGCAACCTGGCGAACATGAAGACGGAGAACATCGTTGCCCTTTGCGACGTGGACTGGAAATATGCCGCAAAGACATTCAGCGATTATCCCAAGGCCAGGCAGTTTAAAGACTGGCGGGAGATGTTCGACAAAATGGGTAACACCATAGATGCAATCATGGTGGCAACGCCCGATCACACACACGCGGGAGTGGCTGCTCATGCCATCACTTCAGGGAAACACACCTACGTGCAAAAACCGCTGACACACAGCGTGTATGAATCCAGGCTGCTTACCAGGCTGGCAAAAAAGCACAAGGTTGCCACCCAGATGGGTAACCAGGGCAACTCGTTCGACTGGTGCCGGCAAGTGGCAGAGTGGGTCGAGTCGGGCGTCATTGGCGACGTCTACGAGGCTCACTGCTGGACAGACCGCCCAATATGGCCGCAAGGGCTGGCCGAACCAAAGGGGGGTGTTCCCGTTCCTGCGACCCTCGACTGGGATTTGTTCATCGGGCCGGCCGCAAAACGGCCTTACGACCCGGCATACACGCCATGGAACTGGCGCGGTTTCTGGGATTTCGGTACAGGCGCCCTGGGTGATATGGCCTGTCACATCATGGACCCGCTATACTGGGCATTGGATTTGAAGTATCCAGTTAGCGTTGAGGCCAGCTCAACACTCTCAAACCTTTATTCACCGCCACAGGCTCAAAAAGTCACTTATAAGTTCCCGGCACGGCCACCTAAGGGAAAAGTAGAAATGCCCGAATTAACTGTTTACTGGTACGATGGCGGGTTGGTTCCCGACCGTCCGGAAGAATTGAAAGATGGCGAAATGATGGGGGATGAAAACGGAGGTATCATCTTAGTGGGAACAAAGGGGAAAATAATGACAGGATGTTACGGTATGAATCCGACGCTCCTGCCCACATCCCTGATGGCAGACTTTAAACAGCCCGAGCCCACTATTCCCAGGGTCAAGGGGGGAAACGGAAATATTTGGGCTACCGATGCCCACGAACAGGACTGGATAAGGGCATGCAAGGAGCCCGCCAATAGCAGGAGGGAGTCTTCGTCCAACTTCCAGTTCTCGGGACCTTTCAACGAGATGGTAGTGATGGGTGTCCTGGCAACCAGGCTCTCCGGATTACACGGGTTGCACCGGGAATTAAAGTGGGACGGTGAAAATATGAAGTTCACAAACATTTCCCCTACGGACAAGATAAAGATTGTAACGGTGGATGAGTACGCGGTGATAGACGGGGATCCGAAGTTCGACCGCCGGTTTGCCGAATTCAACGCCCTGGAGATGGCAAACGAGTGGATAAGGCATACATACCAAAACGGCTTCACGCTGCCACTGATGCCTGAAATTTAA
- the tal gene encoding transaldolase: MNLLEQLKTFTKVVADTGDFASIEAYTPIDATTNPSLIYAASQDEKYKNLIENAIGFAKQSSSEKTTQLQKAMDKLAVNFGLEILKIVPGRVSTEVDARLSFDTAATVKKARELIALYEEAGISRERILIKVASTWEGIKAAEILERESIHCNLTLLFSQAQAIACAEAGVRLISPFVGRILDWHLKNRGVSVIPAQEDPGVLSVTGIFNYYKKFGYPTQVMGASFRNIGEICELAGCDLLTISPKLLNELEQTEGILTKKLDSKAACEMNMEKISLDEKTFRWMMNEDAMATEKLAEGIRNFTKDLLKLENQIAAKL, translated from the coding sequence ATGAACTTACTTGAACAACTGAAAACATTCACCAAAGTGGTTGCCGATACTGGAGATTTTGCTTCTATTGAAGCTTACACACCTATAGATGCAACCACCAACCCATCGTTAATCTATGCGGCTTCGCAAGATGAAAAATACAAAAACCTGATTGAAAATGCTATTGGTTTTGCCAAACAGTCATCGTCTGAGAAAACCACTCAGCTACAGAAGGCGATGGACAAGCTGGCCGTAAATTTCGGACTGGAGATTTTGAAAATAGTTCCGGGGCGTGTATCTACCGAAGTGGATGCCCGCCTTTCGTTCGACACCGCCGCTACTGTCAAAAAAGCACGGGAACTGATTGCTCTTTATGAAGAGGCCGGTATTTCGCGCGAAAGGATATTAATAAAGGTAGCCTCTACATGGGAAGGGATTAAAGCAGCCGAAATACTTGAAAGGGAAAGTATTCACTGTAACCTCACACTTCTTTTCTCTCAAGCACAGGCTATAGCTTGTGCCGAAGCGGGGGTGCGGCTGATTTCACCGTTTGTGGGGAGGATTCTCGATTGGCATTTAAAGAACCGTGGCGTATCAGTAATACCCGCACAGGAAGACCCGGGTGTCCTTTCGGTGACCGGTATATTTAACTATTACAAGAAGTTTGGCTATCCAACTCAGGTCATGGGTGCCAGTTTCAGGAATATTGGAGAGATATGCGAACTGGCAGGATGCGATCTTCTCACCATCTCTCCCAAGCTTTTGAATGAGCTGGAACAGACTGAGGGTATATTAACAAAAAAACTTGACTCCAAAGCGGCCTGTGAAATGAACATGGAAAAAATATCACTTGATGAAAAAACTTTCCGCTGGATGATGAATGAAGATGCTATGGCTACCGAAAAACTGGCCGAAGGCATTCGTAATTTCACCAAAGATCTGCTGAAGCTGGAGAATCAGATTGCAGCTAAGCTGTAA
- the rbsK gene encoding ribokinase yields MKKIMIIGSANIDYILKMNEFPVPGETVEASAFMQAMGGKGANQALAAHKLGGDVIFVTSLGSDSAGKNLLKYYKEQSLKVVPMIAEGTPTGSAMIWVNKNGENCIVINPGANRMFTSELVFKPDIETAIRKVDIVLLQMEIPYETVKTICEVAFKHGKKIILNVAPARSLDRNIIDKIDILVVNEVEAETISGIKVDGENIEIVLDKLLNMGVKNVIMTLGDRGSILKNGNVYKHIPAYRVNTVDTTAAGDTFCGAFAAELARENNWEDALTFATAASAICVTRMGAQPSIPTESEVRNFLNNNKLYKNN; encoded by the coding sequence ATGAAGAAAATAATGATTATAGGGAGTGCTAATATTGATTACATATTGAAGATGAATGAGTTCCCTGTACCGGGAGAGACTGTTGAAGCTTCAGCGTTCATGCAGGCAATGGGGGGCAAGGGTGCGAATCAGGCTTTAGCAGCACATAAACTGGGCGGGGATGTAATATTTGTAACATCGCTGGGATCCGATTCAGCAGGAAAAAATTTATTGAAATATTATAAGGAGCAAAGCTTAAAAGTAGTTCCAATGATTGCCGAAGGTACACCAACAGGTAGTGCAATGATCTGGGTAAACAAAAATGGGGAAAACTGTATTGTAATTAATCCCGGGGCAAATAGGATGTTTACATCTGAACTGGTTTTCAAGCCAGATATTGAGACTGCTATCAGAAAGGTAGATATAGTATTATTGCAAATGGAAATTCCATATGAAACTGTTAAAACTATATGTGAAGTTGCATTTAAACATGGGAAAAAAATTATACTGAATGTTGCTCCTGCAAGGTCGCTAGATCGAAATATTATTGATAAAATAGATATTCTGGTAGTAAATGAAGTTGAGGCAGAAACTATATCGGGTATAAAGGTTGATGGAGAAAATATTGAAATCGTTCTGGATAAATTGTTGAATATGGGTGTAAAAAATGTGATCATGACTCTGGGAGACAGAGGGTCCATTTTAAAAAATGGCAATGTTTATAAGCATATACCGGCATATAGAGTTAATACTGTTGATACTACTGCAGCAGGTGATACATTTTGTGGTGCATTTGCTGCTGAGTTAGCAAGAGAAAACAATTGGGAAGATGCTCTTACATTTGCGACTGCCGCTTCAGCTATTTGTGTCACAAGAATGGGTGCACAACCCTCAATTCCGACCGAATCAGAAGTGCGTAATTTTTTAAATAACAACAAATTATATAAAAATAACTAA
- a CDS encoding sugar phosphate isomerase/epimerase family protein — protein MGEGFGDAVFGYNLTTVEQDRLKELAKEKGVKIVSSGVWTPARDEWEKVFEFAKGMEMEFISAEPAREDWDIVESLAKKQGIKVACHNHPNEASYWKPEILLEYIGQRDGLLGSSADVGHFKRMGIEPVPALRELQGRLVAMHFKDIAPQGAEGTLEDVVWGTGILNVKAMMEELKRQNFKGYFTIEYEANWENNLPEIKESIDYFNEIAEEILQ, from the coding sequence ATGGGAGAGGGCTTCGGGGACGCCGTTTTCGGTTATAACCTGACAACCGTTGAGCAAGACCGGCTGAAAGAGCTGGCAAAGGAGAAAGGGGTGAAAATTGTATCTTCGGGGGTATGGACACCCGCACGCGACGAATGGGAAAAGGTGTTCGAGTTCGCAAAAGGCATGGAGATGGAGTTTATCAGTGCCGAGCCGGCGCGTGAGGACTGGGATATAGTGGAGAGCCTGGCAAAAAAGCAGGGGATAAAGGTAGCCTGCCACAACCATCCAAACGAGGCTTCATACTGGAAGCCGGAAATACTGCTGGAGTACATCGGGCAAAGGGATGGATTGCTGGGATCGAGCGCCGATGTTGGCCACTTCAAGCGAATGGGGATTGAGCCGGTACCTGCTTTACGGGAACTGCAGGGGAGGCTTGTTGCCATGCATTTCAAAGATATAGCCCCACAAGGTGCAGAGGGCACGCTTGAAGATGTTGTCTGGGGAACCGGGATCCTGAACGTGAAAGCAATGATGGAGGAGCTCAAACGACAAAATTTCAAGGGATACTTCACCATAGAGTACGAGGCTAACTGGGAAAATAACCTGCCCGAGATAAAAGAATCGATTGATTATTTTAATGAAATAGCCGAAGAGATATTACAGTGA